The DNA region TTTGAAGCGGCTTTTGTGGTCCCACCTGGGCTCGAACCAGGGACTTTCTGATTATGAGTCAGATACTCTAACCAACTGAGTTATAGGACCTATTAGTTTTCACTAATATCACTCTTTTAAAAAGAGAGTGCAATATTACTACATATTTTATAACTCTACAAGAAATTTTACGCGATAATCAATATTTAAAACCTATTGCCTTGATTTGAAGTTTCCCATGCAATTTAAAGTTTTATGGTACTACTTTATATCTTGGCACAATTCAATTAACACGCCATTTATTGTTTTTGGGTGCAAGAACACCACCAGTTTATTATCAGCTCCCCGTTTTGGGGTATCGTTTAGCACCACAAAACCTTCTTGTTTTAGCCGGGTTACTTCAGCTTCAATATCATCAACACTAAAGGCTATATGGTGAATGCCTTCACCTTTTTTCTCAATAAATTTAGCAATAGGGCTATCTTTTGTTGTGGCTTCCAAAAGCTCAATTTTATTGTCGCCCACTTTAAAAAACGAGGTTTTTACACCCTCACTTTCAACGGCTTCAATTTTATAGTGCGCTTCACCAAACAGTTTTGAAAACAAACTATTGGACTCTTTTAAACTTTTTACCGCAATACCAATATGTTCAATTTTGTTCATTTAACCTAGTCTTTTGTCATTCCCTTTAAATCGAAAGATTTATGAATTCATTATCATAAAATATTGGGCAATGAATAAAAAGGGAATCTTTTCGGTTTACCTTAATCAGCATCAAAATACGAAAATAGCACGCTAAAAGTAACATAATCTTTAAATATCCGTTATTTTTGTACCTTAAACGAAAGGTTCTAAAATTTTTCACTGTGGAAGAAAGTCAAAGACAAAAAAAAATAGGTTCGGTTTTACAACAAGATTTGGTGGAAGTGTTGCAAGGTGCGGCCACACAAGGCGGCATGCGCGGAATTATTATATCGGTTTCGAAAGTAAAAGTAACGGCCGACCTTTCCATTGCCAAAGTGTATTTGAGTATTTTCCCCAACAATAAAGGCAAAGAACTTTTGGAGGGCATCCGTTCCAACACGCCATTAATTCGCCACGAACTGGCACAGCGCACCAAAAACCAACTGCGCCGCATGCCCCATTTGGAATTCTTTATTGATGATTCTTTGGAATACATTGAAAACATTGAAAAATCGTTGAAAAGAGAGGATGACCCCATCAAAAACCCCGATGCTTTAGACAAAAGAAAAAAATCGTAATTTGAATTTTCCGCTCTATATAGCCAAACGTTACCTGCGCAGCAAAAGCAGCAACAACGCTATTAATTTTATAACCTACATTGCACTTATCGGTGTTATTTTGGGAGCAGCTTCATTGTTTATCGTGCTTTCCGGTTTTGCAGGATTGAAGGATTTTACGCTTCAATTTTCTACCATTGTAGACCCCGACTTAAAAGCGGAACCTGCTGCTGGAAAATCGTTTGTTTTA from Tamlana crocina includes:
- the rbfA gene encoding 30S ribosome-binding factor RbfA; the encoded protein is MEESQRQKKIGSVLQQDLVEVLQGAATQGGMRGIIISVSKVKVTADLSIAKVYLSIFPNNKGKELLEGIRSNTPLIRHELAQRTKNQLRRMPHLEFFIDDSLEYIENIEKSLKREDDPIKNPDALDKRKKS
- the mce gene encoding methylmalonyl-CoA epimerase — protein: MNKIEHIGIAVKSLKESNSLFSKLFGEAHYKIEAVESEGVKTSFFKVGDNKIELLEATTKDSPIAKFIEKKGEGIHHIAFSVDDIEAEVTRLKQEGFVVLNDTPKRGADNKLVVFLHPKTINGVLIELCQDIK